A genomic region of Branchiostoma lanceolatum isolate klBraLanc5 chromosome 4, klBraLanc5.hap2, whole genome shotgun sequence contains the following coding sequences:
- the LOC136433418 gene encoding fasciculation and elongation protein zeta-2-like isoform X4 has translation MQWLVPNLHAGSGSPTMMESFKMAAPLAQIDDEWLDFTSPSDVVNSNDTTSSCTDDNQDVDNVDNCGFGVVSFKSMEDLVHEFDETLNICFRNYNAKTDSIAPVKVLSQEEIMENSEMSSFGVHNVLWQGLTDNFANVLPVDWNSSYTRQLYNKALNLNEQKREEPMNLDLSDDEELRESFDAHSLIISSLTQEPIFTAEEVIEEIDEIMGETSMEEETPVSEDSLSVLSQEMLALRERSNTVTSYDESKAAVGPPGEPALHFTPAHFSQSPAAAKCLKKLPLQTLNEVLEELEATIKEYSEILIQQLALRDELVYEKEVKNQFISALVAVQNRQREHKQNKDNKKKRKKVKGGNGTEPGTPEMSVREIPALSPFLYTVIPYEKKNSPMSAEDLQILTKILVAMSEDSDKVPSLLTDYILKVLCPSQDMMMVPT, from the exons ATGCAATGGTTGGTCCCTAATTTGCATGCAGGAAGTGGCAGCCCCACCATGATGGAGAgcttcaagatggcggcgccacTCGCACAGATAGACGACGAGTGGCTCGACTTCACCTCTCCTTCAGACGTTGTCAACTCCAACGACACCACCTCTTCCTGCACAGATGACAACCAAGACGTGGACAATGTGGATAACTGTGGTTTTGGGGTCGTCAGTTTCAAATCTATGGAGGACTTGGTGCACGAATTTGACGAAACACTGAACATTTGTTTTCGGAACTACAACGCCAAGACAGACTCTATAGCGCCGGTAAAGGTGCTTTCACAAGAAGAAATTATGGAGAACTCCGA GATGAGCTCCTTTGGCGTCCATAACGT ATTGTGGCAGGGTCTGACGGACAACTTTGCCAACGTGTTGCCGGTGGACTGGAACTCGTCCTACACAAGGCAGCTCTACAACAAAGCCTTGAATCTCAATGAACAAAAG AGAGAGGAGCCAatgaaccttgacctttctgACGATGAGGAGCTGCGTGAGTCCTTTGATGCCCACTCCCTCATCATCTCCAGCCTCACACAGGAACCCATCTTCACTGCAGAGGAAGTCATCGAGGAGATTGATGAGATTATGGGAGAA ACATCAATGGAGGAGGAGACCCCTGTTAGTGAGGACAGTCTGTCTGTGCTGTCCCAGGAGATGCTGGCACTCAGGGAGAGGTCCAACACTGTCACCAGCTACGATGAGAGTAAGGCTG CTGTAGGACCTCCAGGTGAGCCTGCACTCCACTTCACACCTGCTCACTTCAGCCAATCACCTGCTGCTGCTAAGT GCCTGAAGAAGCTGCCTCTGCAGACTCTGAATGAGGTGCTGGAAGAGCTGGAGGCGACCATCAAGGAGTACTCCGAGATCCTGATCCAGCAGCTGGCCCTCAGGGATGAGCTTGTGTATGAGAAGGAG GTGAAGAACCAGTTCATCTCTGCCCTGGTGGCTGTGCAGAACAGACAGCGGGAACACAagcaaaacaaggacaacaaaaagaaaaggaaaaaagtaAAGGGAGGCAATGGCACCGAACCTGGAACT CCTGAAATGTCAGTGCGAGAAATCCCTGCACTCTCACCT TTTCTGTACACAGTTATTCCATACGAGAAGAAAAACTCCCCCATGTCAGCTGAGGATCTTCAAATACTTACTAAAA TATTGGTGGCCATGTCTGAAGACAGCGACAAGGTTCCCAGTTTGTTAACTGACTACATTCTCAAGG TGTTGTGTCCATCACAAGACATGATGATGGTTCCAACATGA
- the LOC136433418 gene encoding fasciculation and elongation protein zeta-2-like isoform X2, with product MEQESGSIIGAALPAPGMTSSCPGKGMARMISVVPPGPEMQWLVPNLHAGSGSPTMMESFKMAAPLAQIDDEWLDFTSPSDVVNSNDTTSSCTDDNQDVDNVDNCGFGVVSFKSMEDLVHEFDETLNICFRNYNAKTDSIAPVKVLSQEEIMENSEMSSFGVHNVLWQGLTDNFANVLPVDWNSSYTRQLYNKALNLNEQKREEPMNLDLSDDEELRESFDAHSLIISSLTQEPIFTAEEVIEEIDEIMGETSMEEETPVSEDSLSVLSQEMLALRERSNTVTSYDESKAAEGLKKLPLQTLNEVLEELEATIKEYSEILIQQLALRDELVYEKEVKNQFISALVAVQNRQREHKQNKDNKKKRKKVKGGNGTEPGTPEMSVREIPALSPFLYTVIPYEKKNSPMSAEDLQILTKILVAMSEDSDKVPSLLTDYILKVLCPSQDMMMVPT from the exons TCCCTCCTGGCCCGGAAATGCAATGGTTGGTCCCTAATTTGCATGCAGGAAGTGGCAGCCCCACCATGATGGAGAgcttcaagatggcggcgccacTCGCACAGATAGACGACGAGTGGCTCGACTTCACCTCTCCTTCAGACGTTGTCAACTCCAACGACACCACCTCTTCCTGCACAGATGACAACCAAGACGTGGACAATGTGGATAACTGTGGTTTTGGGGTCGTCAGTTTCAAATCTATGGAGGACTTGGTGCACGAATTTGACGAAACACTGAACATTTGTTTTCGGAACTACAACGCCAAGACAGACTCTATAGCGCCGGTAAAGGTGCTTTCACAAGAAGAAATTATGGAGAACTCCGA GATGAGCTCCTTTGGCGTCCATAACGT ATTGTGGCAGGGTCTGACGGACAACTTTGCCAACGTGTTGCCGGTGGACTGGAACTCGTCCTACACAAGGCAGCTCTACAACAAAGCCTTGAATCTCAATGAACAAAAG AGAGAGGAGCCAatgaaccttgacctttctgACGATGAGGAGCTGCGTGAGTCCTTTGATGCCCACTCCCTCATCATCTCCAGCCTCACACAGGAACCCATCTTCACTGCAGAGGAAGTCATCGAGGAGATTGATGAGATTATGGGAGAA ACATCAATGGAGGAGGAGACCCCTGTTAGTGAGGACAGTCTGTCTGTGCTGTCCCAGGAGATGCTGGCACTCAGGGAGAGGTCCAACACTGTCACCAGCTACGATGAGAGTAAGGCTGCTGAAG GCCTGAAGAAGCTGCCTCTGCAGACTCTGAATGAGGTGCTGGAAGAGCTGGAGGCGACCATCAAGGAGTACTCCGAGATCCTGATCCAGCAGCTGGCCCTCAGGGATGAGCTTGTGTATGAGAAGGAG GTGAAGAACCAGTTCATCTCTGCCCTGGTGGCTGTGCAGAACAGACAGCGGGAACACAagcaaaacaaggacaacaaaaagaaaaggaaaaaagtaAAGGGAGGCAATGGCACCGAACCTGGAACT CCTGAAATGTCAGTGCGAGAAATCCCTGCACTCTCACCT TTTCTGTACACAGTTATTCCATACGAGAAGAAAAACTCCCCCATGTCAGCTGAGGATCTTCAAATACTTACTAAAA TATTGGTGGCCATGTCTGAAGACAGCGACAAGGTTCCCAGTTTGTTAACTGACTACATTCTCAAGG TGTTGTGTCCATCACAAGACATGATGATGGTTCCAACATGA
- the LOC136433418 gene encoding fasciculation and elongation protein zeta-2-like isoform X3 — protein MEQESGSIIGAALPAPGMTSSCPGKGMARMISVVPPGPEMQWLVPNLHAGSGSPTMMESFKMAAPLAQIDDEWLDFTSPSDVVNSNDTTSSCTDDNQDVDNVDNCGFGVVSFKSMEDLVHEFDETLNICFRNYNAKTDSIAPVKVLSQEEIMENSEMSSFGVHNVLWQGLTDNFANVLPVDWNSSYTRQLYNKALNLNEQKREEPMNLDLSDDEELRESFDAHSLIISSLTQEPIFTAEEVIEEIDEIMGETSMEEETPVSEDSLSVLSQEMLALRERSNTVTSYDESLKKLPLQTLNEVLEELEATIKEYSEILIQQLALRDELVYEKEVKNQFISALVAVQNRQREHKQNKDNKKKRKKVKGGNGTEPGTPEMSVREIPALSPFLYTVIPYEKKNSPMSAEDLQILTKILVAMSEDSDKVPSLLTDYILKVLCPSQDMMMVPT, from the exons TCCCTCCTGGCCCGGAAATGCAATGGTTGGTCCCTAATTTGCATGCAGGAAGTGGCAGCCCCACCATGATGGAGAgcttcaagatggcggcgccacTCGCACAGATAGACGACGAGTGGCTCGACTTCACCTCTCCTTCAGACGTTGTCAACTCCAACGACACCACCTCTTCCTGCACAGATGACAACCAAGACGTGGACAATGTGGATAACTGTGGTTTTGGGGTCGTCAGTTTCAAATCTATGGAGGACTTGGTGCACGAATTTGACGAAACACTGAACATTTGTTTTCGGAACTACAACGCCAAGACAGACTCTATAGCGCCGGTAAAGGTGCTTTCACAAGAAGAAATTATGGAGAACTCCGA GATGAGCTCCTTTGGCGTCCATAACGT ATTGTGGCAGGGTCTGACGGACAACTTTGCCAACGTGTTGCCGGTGGACTGGAACTCGTCCTACACAAGGCAGCTCTACAACAAAGCCTTGAATCTCAATGAACAAAAG AGAGAGGAGCCAatgaaccttgacctttctgACGATGAGGAGCTGCGTGAGTCCTTTGATGCCCACTCCCTCATCATCTCCAGCCTCACACAGGAACCCATCTTCACTGCAGAGGAAGTCATCGAGGAGATTGATGAGATTATGGGAGAA ACATCAATGGAGGAGGAGACCCCTGTTAGTGAGGACAGTCTGTCTGTGCTGTCCCAGGAGATGCTGGCACTCAGGGAGAGGTCCAACACTGTCACCAGCTACGATGAGA GCCTGAAGAAGCTGCCTCTGCAGACTCTGAATGAGGTGCTGGAAGAGCTGGAGGCGACCATCAAGGAGTACTCCGAGATCCTGATCCAGCAGCTGGCCCTCAGGGATGAGCTTGTGTATGAGAAGGAG GTGAAGAACCAGTTCATCTCTGCCCTGGTGGCTGTGCAGAACAGACAGCGGGAACACAagcaaaacaaggacaacaaaaagaaaaggaaaaaagtaAAGGGAGGCAATGGCACCGAACCTGGAACT CCTGAAATGTCAGTGCGAGAAATCCCTGCACTCTCACCT TTTCTGTACACAGTTATTCCATACGAGAAGAAAAACTCCCCCATGTCAGCTGAGGATCTTCAAATACTTACTAAAA TATTGGTGGCCATGTCTGAAGACAGCGACAAGGTTCCCAGTTTGTTAACTGACTACATTCTCAAGG TGTTGTGTCCATCACAAGACATGATGATGGTTCCAACATGA
- the LOC136433418 gene encoding fasciculation and elongation protein zeta-2-like isoform X5: MEQESGSIIGAALPAPGMTSSCPGKGMARMISVVPPGPEMQWLVPNLHAGSGSPTMMESFKMAAPLAQIDDEWLDFTSPSDVVNSNDTTSSCTDDNQDVDNVDNCGFGVVSFKSMEDLVHEFDETLNICFRNYNAKTDSIAPVKVLSQEEIMENSELWQGLTDNFANVLPVDWNSSYTRQLYNKALNLNEQKREEPMNLDLSDDEELRESFDAHSLIISSLTQEPIFTAEEVIEEIDEIMGETSMEEETPVSEDSLSVLSQEMLALRERSNTVTSYDESKAAEGLKKLPLQTLNEVLEELEATIKEYSEILIQQLALRDELVYEKEVKNQFISALVAVQNRQREHKQNKDNKKKRKKVKGGNGTEPGTPEMSVREIPALSPFLYTVIPYEKKNSPMSAEDLQILTKILVAMSEDSDKVPSLLTDYILKVLCPSQDMMMVPT; this comes from the exons TCCCTCCTGGCCCGGAAATGCAATGGTTGGTCCCTAATTTGCATGCAGGAAGTGGCAGCCCCACCATGATGGAGAgcttcaagatggcggcgccacTCGCACAGATAGACGACGAGTGGCTCGACTTCACCTCTCCTTCAGACGTTGTCAACTCCAACGACACCACCTCTTCCTGCACAGATGACAACCAAGACGTGGACAATGTGGATAACTGTGGTTTTGGGGTCGTCAGTTTCAAATCTATGGAGGACTTGGTGCACGAATTTGACGAAACACTGAACATTTGTTTTCGGAACTACAACGCCAAGACAGACTCTATAGCGCCGGTAAAGGTGCTTTCACAAGAAGAAATTATGGAGAACTCCGA ATTGTGGCAGGGTCTGACGGACAACTTTGCCAACGTGTTGCCGGTGGACTGGAACTCGTCCTACACAAGGCAGCTCTACAACAAAGCCTTGAATCTCAATGAACAAAAG AGAGAGGAGCCAatgaaccttgacctttctgACGATGAGGAGCTGCGTGAGTCCTTTGATGCCCACTCCCTCATCATCTCCAGCCTCACACAGGAACCCATCTTCACTGCAGAGGAAGTCATCGAGGAGATTGATGAGATTATGGGAGAA ACATCAATGGAGGAGGAGACCCCTGTTAGTGAGGACAGTCTGTCTGTGCTGTCCCAGGAGATGCTGGCACTCAGGGAGAGGTCCAACACTGTCACCAGCTACGATGAGAGTAAGGCTGCTGAAG GCCTGAAGAAGCTGCCTCTGCAGACTCTGAATGAGGTGCTGGAAGAGCTGGAGGCGACCATCAAGGAGTACTCCGAGATCCTGATCCAGCAGCTGGCCCTCAGGGATGAGCTTGTGTATGAGAAGGAG GTGAAGAACCAGTTCATCTCTGCCCTGGTGGCTGTGCAGAACAGACAGCGGGAACACAagcaaaacaaggacaacaaaaagaaaaggaaaaaagtaAAGGGAGGCAATGGCACCGAACCTGGAACT CCTGAAATGTCAGTGCGAGAAATCCCTGCACTCTCACCT TTTCTGTACACAGTTATTCCATACGAGAAGAAAAACTCCCCCATGTCAGCTGAGGATCTTCAAATACTTACTAAAA TATTGGTGGCCATGTCTGAAGACAGCGACAAGGTTCCCAGTTTGTTAACTGACTACATTCTCAAGG TGTTGTGTCCATCACAAGACATGATGATGGTTCCAACATGA
- the LOC136433418 gene encoding fasciculation and elongation protein zeta-2-like isoform X1, with protein sequence MEQESGSIIGAALPAPGMTSSCPVPPGPEMQWLVPNLHAGSGSPTMMESFKMAAPLAQIDDEWLDFTSPSDVVNSNDTTSSCTDDNQDVDNVDNCGFGVVSFKSMEDLVHEFDETLNICFRNYNAKTDSIAPVKVLSQEEIMENSEMSSFGVHNVLWQGLTDNFANVLPVDWNSSYTRQLYNKALNLNEQKREEPMNLDLSDDEELRESFDAHSLIISSLTQEPIFTAEEVIEEIDEIMGETSMEEETPVSEDSLSVLSQEMLALRERSNTVTSYDESKAAVGPPGEPALHFTPAHFSQSPAAAKCLKKLPLQTLNEVLEELEATIKEYSEILIQQLALRDELVYEKEVKNQFISALVAVQNRQREHKQNKDNKKKRKKVKGGNGTEPGTPEMSVREIPALSPFLYTVIPYEKKNSPMSAEDLQILTKILVAMSEDSDKVPSLLTDYILKVLCPSQDMMMVPT encoded by the exons TCCCTCCTGGCCCGGAAATGCAATGGTTGGTCCCTAATTTGCATGCAGGAAGTGGCAGCCCCACCATGATGGAGAgcttcaagatggcggcgccacTCGCACAGATAGACGACGAGTGGCTCGACTTCACCTCTCCTTCAGACGTTGTCAACTCCAACGACACCACCTCTTCCTGCACAGATGACAACCAAGACGTGGACAATGTGGATAACTGTGGTTTTGGGGTCGTCAGTTTCAAATCTATGGAGGACTTGGTGCACGAATTTGACGAAACACTGAACATTTGTTTTCGGAACTACAACGCCAAGACAGACTCTATAGCGCCGGTAAAGGTGCTTTCACAAGAAGAAATTATGGAGAACTCCGA GATGAGCTCCTTTGGCGTCCATAACGT ATTGTGGCAGGGTCTGACGGACAACTTTGCCAACGTGTTGCCGGTGGACTGGAACTCGTCCTACACAAGGCAGCTCTACAACAAAGCCTTGAATCTCAATGAACAAAAG AGAGAGGAGCCAatgaaccttgacctttctgACGATGAGGAGCTGCGTGAGTCCTTTGATGCCCACTCCCTCATCATCTCCAGCCTCACACAGGAACCCATCTTCACTGCAGAGGAAGTCATCGAGGAGATTGATGAGATTATGGGAGAA ACATCAATGGAGGAGGAGACCCCTGTTAGTGAGGACAGTCTGTCTGTGCTGTCCCAGGAGATGCTGGCACTCAGGGAGAGGTCCAACACTGTCACCAGCTACGATGAGAGTAAGGCTG CTGTAGGACCTCCAGGTGAGCCTGCACTCCACTTCACACCTGCTCACTTCAGCCAATCACCTGCTGCTGCTAAGT GCCTGAAGAAGCTGCCTCTGCAGACTCTGAATGAGGTGCTGGAAGAGCTGGAGGCGACCATCAAGGAGTACTCCGAGATCCTGATCCAGCAGCTGGCCCTCAGGGATGAGCTTGTGTATGAGAAGGAG GTGAAGAACCAGTTCATCTCTGCCCTGGTGGCTGTGCAGAACAGACAGCGGGAACACAagcaaaacaaggacaacaaaaagaaaaggaaaaaagtaAAGGGAGGCAATGGCACCGAACCTGGAACT CCTGAAATGTCAGTGCGAGAAATCCCTGCACTCTCACCT TTTCTGTACACAGTTATTCCATACGAGAAGAAAAACTCCCCCATGTCAGCTGAGGATCTTCAAATACTTACTAAAA TATTGGTGGCCATGTCTGAAGACAGCGACAAGGTTCCCAGTTTGTTAACTGACTACATTCTCAAGG TGTTGTGTCCATCACAAGACATGATGATGGTTCCAACATGA